A single genomic interval of Arthrobacter methylotrophus harbors:
- a CDS encoding MarR family winged helix-turn-helix transcriptional regulator, translating into MTTSEYQDSDFITRLRASWKRAMPRLDTTSIELVGRINRIASQSIQQLDRVLAPSGVSRSEFDVLCALARSERPLRANEVTAQTMLSGAATTKLTARLQAVGLISRERLERDGRGVLLELTPAGRSLVETQFPRCLEADQQLLQGLSNDEQAALATLLRRVSENAERA; encoded by the coding sequence GTGACTACTTCCGAATACCAGGACAGCGACTTCATCACTCGGCTCAGGGCCAGCTGGAAGCGGGCGATGCCGCGACTCGATACGACCTCCATTGAACTGGTGGGACGCATCAACCGCATTGCTTCCCAGTCGATCCAGCAGCTTGACCGCGTTCTTGCCCCAAGTGGAGTGTCGCGCTCGGAGTTCGATGTGCTCTGCGCCTTGGCCCGCAGTGAGCGGCCCTTGCGCGCCAATGAGGTCACCGCGCAGACCATGCTTAGCGGCGCGGCAACAACCAAGCTGACGGCGCGTCTGCAGGCGGTCGGTCTGATCAGCCGGGAACGTCTTGAACGCGACGGGCGGGGCGTCCTGCTGGAACTGACCCCCGCCGGTAGAAGCCTCGTGGAGACGCAGTTCCCCCGCTGCCTGGAGGCTGATCAACAACTGCTGCAAGGCCTGAGTAACGACGAGCAAGCTGCGTTGGCCACACTACTGCGCAGGGTCTCCGAAAACGCAGAGCGGGCCTAA
- a CDS encoding cation-transporting P-type ATPase: MSDLKLQERRSMQLPITEAACLHPDQVLEQLGSSPAGLTNQEAAARLTQLGPDAVRTHRANGWAVLGWLFANSAPNEGPENPPNHA, encoded by the coding sequence ATGTCAGATCTCAAACTCCAGGAGCGGCGTTCCATGCAGCTGCCGATCACCGAGGCCGCGTGCCTTCATCCGGACCAAGTGCTGGAACAACTGGGCTCCAGTCCAGCGGGCCTGACAAACCAAGAAGCCGCCGCGCGCCTAACGCAACTCGGCCCGGACGCCGTGCGCACGCACCGGGCCAACGGATGGGCGGTGTTGGGCTGGCTGTTCGCGAATTCCGCGCCGAACGAAGGGCCGGAAAACCCGCCCAACCATGCCTAA
- a CDS encoding SdpA family antimicrobial peptide system protein, producing the protein MFLVLIVLAYSIFAVSPHSTFHLPGTGAIREDLSKAVPQGWGFFTKSPRDPFLLVYANDGVGGHQEIMQLPTVKVENYFGVGRFDRGQPVELANIVNRVSSQSWNNCGPTINSCLDAPLTAVEVHNEKPEPSLCGQMKVVEVAPVPWAYRHLTDARFQAQKAMTLAATCS; encoded by the coding sequence ATGTTCTTGGTTCTCATCGTCCTGGCCTATTCCATCTTCGCCGTATCACCCCATTCGACTTTCCACCTTCCGGGTACTGGTGCAATTAGGGAAGATCTGTCAAAGGCTGTTCCCCAAGGCTGGGGCTTCTTCACAAAGTCTCCACGGGATCCGTTCCTGCTGGTCTATGCGAATGATGGCGTCGGCGGCCATCAGGAAATAATGCAACTGCCGACAGTCAAGGTCGAGAATTATTTCGGCGTAGGTCGCTTCGACCGTGGGCAGCCCGTTGAACTCGCAAATATCGTCAACCGAGTTTCTTCCCAGAGTTGGAACAACTGTGGTCCCACCATTAATTCGTGTCTCGACGCGCCATTGACGGCCGTCGAAGTGCACAATGAGAAGCCCGAACCGAGTCTCTGTGGCCAGATGAAAGTGGTGGAGGTCGCTCCCGTTCCATGGGCCTACCGACACCTGACTGATGCTCGATTCCAAGCTCAGAAGGCGATGACTTTGGCGGCCACGTGCTCCTGA
- a CDS encoding MFS transporter, which produces MALPANGKVLTEAGAVKSSLFRQPPAVWAVAFASMVTFMGIGLVGPILPTISQAMNATPTQTSFLFTSYLVVTAVVMFFTSWLSSRIGTRSTMLIGLAVIAAAAVGCALSSDIGGIIAFRALWGLGNALFLSTALASIISASGGTAGQAVILYEAALGLGLAVGPLVGGLLGDISWMVPFWGTATLLAIGFVALLVFVRGSGKPAEKSHVTAPFKALATPSILVLSIVAFFYNSSFFVTLAYVPYPLGMSAVGIGLVMTGFGIGLALTSVVIAPRLTHRFSPIRVLAATLVVFAATHIAASQLAGSTPWLVVCVVLLGFEIGAANTVLTEAVMEASNLPRAVASSAYSGIRFFGGAIGAPVGTGLAVLGTGVPFLFAAATAVVGALLLAVFRRILTPADHPVHETGEFEAAAITAGE; this is translated from the coding sequence ATGGCCCTACCCGCAAATGGCAAGGTATTGACGGAAGCCGGGGCGGTGAAATCATCGCTGTTCCGCCAACCCCCGGCCGTGTGGGCGGTGGCATTCGCGTCGATGGTGACCTTCATGGGCATCGGGCTGGTGGGGCCGATCCTGCCCACGATCTCCCAAGCGATGAACGCCACACCAACGCAGACCTCATTTCTCTTCACCAGCTATCTGGTCGTCACGGCCGTGGTCATGTTCTTCACAAGCTGGCTCTCCTCCCGCATCGGAACGCGCAGCACCATGTTGATCGGTCTCGCGGTCATCGCCGCCGCGGCCGTCGGCTGCGCCCTGTCATCGGACATTGGCGGCATCATCGCTTTCCGAGCGCTCTGGGGGCTGGGCAACGCGCTGTTCCTATCCACCGCACTTGCCTCCATCATTTCGGCCAGCGGCGGGACCGCAGGACAGGCCGTCATTCTCTACGAGGCCGCCCTCGGCCTTGGTCTGGCCGTCGGTCCGCTCGTTGGCGGTCTACTCGGCGATATTTCATGGATGGTCCCGTTCTGGGGCACGGCCACGCTGCTGGCGATCGGGTTTGTCGCACTCCTGGTCTTCGTCCGTGGTTCAGGCAAGCCAGCGGAGAAAAGCCATGTCACAGCACCGTTCAAGGCCCTCGCAACCCCGTCCATCCTGGTGCTGAGTATCGTGGCGTTCTTCTACAACTCCTCGTTTTTCGTCACCCTGGCCTACGTCCCGTATCCGCTCGGAATGTCAGCGGTCGGCATCGGTCTGGTCATGACCGGCTTCGGCATCGGCTTGGCGTTGACCAGCGTTGTCATCGCACCGCGCCTGACCCATCGGTTCTCCCCGATCCGTGTGCTCGCTGCCACTCTCGTCGTCTTTGCCGCCACCCACATCGCGGCCTCCCAATTAGCCGGGAGTACTCCTTGGCTGGTCGTATGCGTCGTCTTGCTCGGCTTTGAGATCGGCGCCGCGAACACTGTGCTGACCGAAGCAGTCATGGAGGCCAGCAACCTGCCCCGTGCGGTCGCCTCCTCCGCATACTCCGGGATCCGCTTCTTCGGCGGCGCGATCGGCGCCCCCGTGGGCACCGGGCTCGCCGTCCTCGGTACGGGAGTACCGTTCCTCTTCGCTGCCGCAACCGCCGTCGTCGGCGCCCTCCTGTTGGCCGTCTTCCGCCGCATCCTCACCCCGGCCGATCACCCCGTCCACGAGACGGGCGAATTCGAAGCCGCCGCCATCACCGCCGGCGAATAG
- the mgtA gene encoding magnesium-translocating P-type ATPase, giving the protein MSDLKLQERHSTQLPITEAACLQPDQVLDHLGSSPAGLTNEEASERLAELGPNAVRTHRANGWAVLGRQFASPILILLIITAGLSLFLGDATNSIVIGVILLVSVGLGFTNEFRAERASEALHSRVTHRAVVLRDGTTQDVNVTDLVPGDVVHLSLGAIVPADIRLLSTKNLLCDESILTGESLPAGKDPAPVAYGAALGDLASCVFMGTVIQSGGCTGVVVATGGRAEFGRIALGLGERQPQTEFQLGLKRFSFLLLQVAIALTTLIFIANLLLHRPLIESLLFSLAIAVGITPQLLPAVVSTSLATGTRQLARRKVLVKRLVCIEDLGDMDILVTDKTGTLTEGRISFTGALPASPGVSDVELLTLGLLATETDYAEAKKSTAGQNPLDAALWESGGAAFDPARFERLDLIDFDHQRRRTSVLVREDGRPARLVTKGAPENILALCGPTSPSVQALLDEQFDAGSRVVAVATRPAAGLSSITPDDEKGLVLAGFLVFLDRPKANAKASLDQLAALGIAVKIATGDNAKVAEKVCSELGVISGGTLTGADVDALSDAELAATARKATIFARVSPEQKARIISLLRQSGGAVGFMGDGVNDALALHKADIGISVDSATDVAKDAADIVLLEKDLGVLAEGVMEGRRIFANTIKYVLMGTSSNFGNMFSAATASVVLSFLPMLPGQILLNNLLYDSGQLAIPGDRVDKEQLLAPSHWNIAFIRRFMFLFGPISSVFDFATFGLMLFVFNAVPGEFRAGWFIESIATQTLIIFAIRTRRVPFLRSRPSLGLLSASLGVVAAGIFLPLSPLAGLLGFDPLPVPFFLALLGMVVLYMVLVELAKSWFFSRTAQQAPPLTAPVRRRLDTHHISRRAARFSVPIVAVVPGSPVRRRRKAAA; this is encoded by the coding sequence ATGTCAGATCTCAAACTCCAGGAGCGGCACTCCACACAGCTGCCAATCACCGAGGCCGCGTGCCTTCAGCCGGACCAAGTACTGGATCACCTGGGCTCCAGCCCAGCCGGCCTGACAAACGAAGAAGCCTCGGAACGCCTGGCAGAACTCGGCCCGAACGCCGTGCGGACGCACCGGGCCAACGGTTGGGCGGTGTTGGGCCGGCAGTTCGCCAGCCCCATCCTGATCCTGCTGATCATCACCGCCGGGCTGTCCCTCTTCCTGGGCGATGCCACGAACTCGATCGTGATCGGCGTCATCCTCCTGGTCAGCGTGGGCTTGGGCTTCACCAACGAATTCCGCGCCGAACGCGCTTCCGAAGCCTTGCATTCCCGGGTGACTCACCGCGCCGTCGTGCTCCGCGACGGAACCACGCAGGACGTGAACGTCACAGACCTGGTGCCCGGCGACGTCGTACACCTGAGTCTGGGCGCGATCGTTCCCGCCGACATCCGCCTCCTGAGCACCAAAAACCTCCTCTGCGACGAAAGCATCCTGACGGGGGAGTCCCTACCCGCCGGCAAGGATCCCGCGCCGGTGGCGTACGGAGCGGCGCTGGGCGACCTCGCATCCTGCGTCTTCATGGGAACCGTCATCCAATCCGGCGGCTGCACCGGCGTAGTGGTGGCCACCGGCGGCCGCGCTGAATTCGGCCGGATTGCGCTGGGCCTGGGAGAACGGCAGCCCCAAACCGAATTCCAGCTCGGACTGAAACGGTTCTCCTTCCTTCTTCTACAGGTGGCCATCGCGCTCACCACGCTGATCTTCATCGCGAACCTCCTGCTGCACCGCCCGCTGATCGAGTCGCTGCTGTTCTCCCTGGCAATCGCCGTCGGCATCACGCCGCAGCTGCTGCCCGCCGTCGTAAGCACCAGCCTCGCCACCGGCACCCGCCAACTGGCCCGCCGCAAAGTCCTCGTCAAACGACTCGTCTGCATCGAGGACCTCGGCGACATGGACATCCTGGTCACCGACAAAACCGGCACCCTCACCGAGGGGCGCATCAGCTTCACCGGCGCGCTGCCCGCCTCACCGGGCGTGTCCGACGTCGAACTCCTCACCCTGGGCCTGCTGGCCACCGAAACCGACTACGCCGAAGCCAAAAAATCCACGGCCGGGCAGAACCCGCTGGACGCCGCACTGTGGGAAAGCGGCGGCGCCGCCTTCGATCCCGCCCGCTTTGAACGCCTCGACCTGATTGACTTTGACCACCAGCGCCGGCGCACCAGCGTGCTGGTGCGCGAAGACGGCCGCCCGGCACGGCTGGTCACCAAAGGCGCCCCGGAAAACATCCTCGCCCTCTGCGGGCCAACCTCGCCTAGCGTGCAGGCCTTGCTGGATGAACAGTTCGACGCCGGATCGCGGGTGGTGGCGGTAGCAACCCGCCCAGCCGCGGGGCTCAGCAGCATCACGCCCGACGACGAAAAAGGGCTCGTCCTGGCGGGTTTCCTCGTCTTCCTCGACCGGCCCAAGGCAAACGCGAAAGCGTCCCTGGACCAGCTTGCCGCGCTGGGTATCGCCGTGAAGATCGCCACCGGGGACAACGCCAAAGTCGCCGAAAAAGTGTGTTCCGAACTCGGCGTGATTTCGGGCGGAACCCTCACCGGCGCGGACGTTGACGCACTGTCCGATGCCGAGCTGGCCGCCACCGCCCGGAAAGCCACCATCTTCGCCCGCGTCTCGCCCGAGCAAAAGGCTCGCATCATCAGCTTGCTGCGCCAGAGCGGCGGGGCAGTGGGCTTCATGGGCGACGGCGTCAACGACGCCCTTGCCCTTCACAAAGCGGACATCGGGATCTCCGTGGACAGCGCTACCGACGTCGCCAAGGACGCGGCCGACATTGTGCTTTTGGAAAAGGACCTCGGCGTGCTGGCCGAAGGCGTGATGGAGGGCCGGAGGATCTTCGCGAACACCATCAAATACGTGCTCATGGGAACGTCGAGCAACTTCGGCAACATGTTTAGCGCGGCCACGGCGTCCGTGGTGCTGAGCTTCCTGCCCATGCTGCCGGGACAGATCCTGCTCAACAACCTGCTGTACGACAGCGGCCAGTTGGCCATCCCGGGCGACCGCGTGGACAAGGAACAACTGCTGGCACCATCGCATTGGAACATCGCCTTCATCCGACGCTTCATGTTCCTTTTCGGGCCGATCAGCTCAGTCTTCGATTTTGCGACCTTCGGGCTCATGCTGTTCGTCTTCAACGCGGTCCCGGGGGAGTTCCGGGCGGGTTGGTTCATCGAATCCATTGCGACGCAGACCCTCATCATTTTCGCTATCAGGACCCGGCGGGTTCCATTCTTGCGCAGCCGGCCATCGCTTGGCCTGCTGAGTGCATCTTTGGGAGTGGTAGCCGCGGGTATCTTCCTGCCGTTGTCACCGCTGGCCGGGCTGCTGGGCTTCGATCCTTTGCCCGTGCCGTTCTTCCTGGCACTACTGGGAATGGTGGTCTTGTACATGGTCCTGGTGGAACTCGCCAAGAGCTGGTTCTTCTCCCGGACGGCGCAGCAAGCACCACCCCTCACGGCGCCGGTCCGCCGTCGTCTGGATACCCACCACATCTCCCGCCGCGCTGCGCGCTTCAGCGTGCCGATCGTCGCGGTTGTCCCGGGGAGTCCAGTTCGCAGGCGACGGAAGGCAGCGGCCTAG
- a CDS encoding CynX/NimT family MFS transporter → MTATTTSPATPSQDDGADRPPVSLWRGRVGLIVGIVLLGITLRYAITGMSPLLTTLRTEMGIGVAGASFLGMLPTLSFGTAGFLAPVLIRRWSPELTAALAMLLAAAGTAGRAMTHNVPLFFVLSAVALFGMGFGNVVGAPLVKKYFPDRQASMLTVFALLMQAGASLPAMTAVPIADAAGWRISIASWSILSLLAALPWIVQLVKAGKKKSAASVAPGSSAGATGLNLGVGQLIKSPIAVGTALFYAMASLNTYGMLAWMPTIFQSGGMNQAAAAAAFSVFTFLTLPMALITPILATKLKNVTPIAIVLALVFPVGYIGMITAPNLALLWAFIMGIGGGAFPLAITMFNKRTRTAQGSAAIAGFAMGIGYLFGTLGPLLGGALFSATGSWTAALIVFAFTSILAVIGGALMTRGTKSLEDKFTPNDAKEEN, encoded by the coding sequence ATGACTGCAACAACTACCTCTCCGGCTACCCCGTCCCAAGACGACGGGGCGGACCGCCCTCCCGTCAGCCTGTGGCGCGGGCGCGTCGGGTTGATCGTCGGCATCGTGCTGCTGGGCATCACCCTGCGTTACGCGATTACCGGCATGTCACCATTGCTGACCACCCTCCGGACCGAAATGGGCATTGGCGTTGCCGGTGCAAGCTTCCTTGGAATGCTGCCCACCCTCAGCTTCGGAACCGCCGGCTTCCTGGCGCCGGTGCTGATCCGCCGCTGGAGCCCGGAGCTGACCGCCGCGCTGGCGATGCTCCTGGCCGCAGCCGGAACCGCCGGACGTGCCATGACCCACAACGTTCCGCTCTTCTTTGTCCTCAGCGCCGTTGCACTGTTCGGTATGGGCTTCGGCAACGTCGTAGGCGCACCTCTTGTGAAGAAGTACTTCCCTGATCGCCAGGCGTCGATGCTGACCGTCTTCGCACTGCTGATGCAAGCCGGTGCCAGCCTGCCCGCGATGACGGCGGTCCCGATCGCGGATGCCGCCGGCTGGCGGATCTCGATCGCTTCCTGGTCGATTTTGTCGCTGCTCGCGGCGCTGCCATGGATCGTGCAACTGGTCAAGGCAGGCAAGAAGAAGTCCGCCGCATCCGTGGCTCCGGGATCGTCAGCAGGCGCAACCGGATTGAATCTGGGCGTAGGCCAGCTCATCAAGAGCCCCATCGCCGTCGGCACGGCGCTGTTCTACGCCATGGCGTCGCTGAACACCTACGGCATGCTTGCCTGGATGCCCACCATCTTCCAGTCCGGCGGCATGAATCAGGCTGCCGCTGCCGCTGCCTTCTCGGTGTTCACGTTCCTCACCCTGCCGATGGCGCTCATCACCCCGATCCTGGCAACCAAGCTGAAGAACGTCACGCCGATCGCGATCGTCCTGGCCCTGGTATTCCCCGTCGGTTATATCGGCATGATCACCGCCCCGAACCTGGCGTTGCTCTGGGCCTTCATCATGGGCATCGGAGGTGGCGCTTTCCCGCTGGCCATCACCATGTTCAACAAGCGCACCCGGACCGCACAGGGCTCTGCCGCCATCGCCGGCTTCGCCATGGGCATCGGCTACCTGTTCGGCACCCTCGGCCCCCTGCTGGGCGGTGCACTCTTCTCGGCGACGGGCAGCTGGACTGCGGCGCTGATTGTCTTCGCCTTCACGAGCATTCTGGCCGTGATCGGCGGCGCGTTGATGACCCGGGGCACCAAATCCCTGGAAGACAAGTTCACCCCCAACGATGCAAAGGAAGAAAACTAA
- a CDS encoding ABC transporter permease, whose translation MTNTGVATTRPPLGLAIGSLLRADSIVMLNSRTSLFLSTLLPVAVLVVTTFGKAQSRLGGSTLLIGLALTLGLLTSCLLGYTLALAHDRDVGVLQRLQVTPAPNWMIITSRLIVQVATNLIASVIVVVVGAIAHGLTLDVSQYVLVLAVAVLGAAVFLSIGQALVGLVQSTSAISAIGRLLMILLILLGTLGGSGILGDTIKTIADWSPVGALMTLFSDVLNQSAWSGQDAGSLLASFAYIIVFAFIGIRWFRWDAR comes from the coding sequence GTGACTAATACCGGCGTCGCCACCACCCGCCCACCGCTCGGTCTGGCCATCGGCTCGCTGCTTCGCGCCGATTCCATTGTGATGCTCAACAGCAGAACGTCGCTTTTCTTGAGCACCCTGCTTCCGGTCGCGGTACTGGTGGTCACCACCTTTGGCAAAGCGCAATCACGGCTCGGAGGATCCACGCTCCTCATTGGCTTGGCCTTGACCCTGGGCCTGCTCACTTCGTGCTTGCTCGGTTACACCCTGGCCCTGGCCCACGACCGGGACGTCGGAGTACTGCAAAGGCTCCAGGTCACACCGGCGCCGAACTGGATGATCATCACCAGCCGCCTCATTGTGCAGGTGGCCACAAATCTGATCGCTTCCGTCATCGTGGTAGTCGTCGGTGCGATCGCGCACGGCCTGACCCTGGATGTTAGCCAGTACGTCCTGGTCCTCGCCGTCGCGGTTCTTGGCGCGGCGGTGTTCCTGTCGATCGGGCAGGCCTTGGTCGGTCTGGTCCAATCGACGAGCGCCATCAGTGCGATCGGCCGGCTGCTGATGATTCTCCTGATACTTCTCGGCACCCTGGGCGGAAGCGGCATTCTCGGCGACACGATCAAGACGATCGCCGATTGGTCTCCCGTAGGAGCCCTCATGACGCTCTTCTCGGATGTGCTGAACCAATCTGCCTGGAGCGGTCAGGACGCCGGCTCGCTTCTGGCGTCCTTCGCATACATCATCGTGTTCGCCTTCATCGGAATCCGATGGTTTCGATGGGACGCCCGGTAG
- a CDS encoding sporulation-delaying protein SdpB family protein has product MFQPRIRQIEPVAWSPVIGVVRAILAFASLLTLSATPTDSLFQPLWGIGPQPVCKGINAFNLFCAFGPDNLELSKLVTAAALLLIISGYLPQITSLLHYWISFSLFNGIAIPDGGDQITVVLTFLLIPICITDSRRNHWSSWSGSSPPAGWRCGWAVACLIGIKIQVSIVYLQSCIEKTAQTEWATGNNLYYTASGVFGFSNPVRALLAPLLENEATVSLLTWSVLALEFVIAVTLLTPAVWRPFLFLSAALFHGGIAFLMGLWSFALAMIAADLILTLPLAGVAFSSGFSLIANKPDSGSVKEEQPTEGKPF; this is encoded by the coding sequence ATGTTTCAACCCCGAATCAGGCAAATCGAGCCTGTTGCTTGGTCGCCGGTTATTGGAGTGGTCCGAGCTATTTTGGCCTTCGCGAGTCTCCTCACCCTGAGCGCGACGCCAACGGACAGCCTCTTCCAGCCGCTTTGGGGAATCGGCCCCCAACCGGTGTGCAAGGGAATTAACGCATTCAACCTCTTCTGTGCCTTCGGACCTGACAATCTCGAACTGTCGAAATTAGTCACGGCTGCCGCACTCCTATTAATCATCTCAGGGTATCTTCCGCAGATCACTTCTTTGTTGCATTACTGGATTTCGTTCTCTCTTTTCAATGGGATCGCAATTCCCGACGGAGGAGATCAGATCACCGTTGTGTTGACCTTCCTATTAATACCAATCTGCATAACCGATTCTCGACGGAACCATTGGTCGTCCTGGTCAGGTTCCTCGCCCCCGGCAGGATGGCGGTGCGGATGGGCCGTCGCCTGCTTGATAGGCATCAAGATCCAGGTATCGATCGTGTATTTGCAATCGTGCATCGAAAAGACCGCACAGACCGAGTGGGCCACCGGGAACAACCTCTATTACACAGCCTCAGGCGTGTTCGGCTTCTCCAATCCCGTGAGAGCTCTATTGGCACCGCTCCTTGAGAATGAAGCCACAGTTAGCTTGCTAACGTGGTCGGTTCTGGCTCTTGAGTTCGTCATTGCGGTGACGCTGTTGACGCCTGCCGTTTGGCGTCCATTTCTATTCCTATCAGCGGCACTTTTCCACGGCGGAATCGCGTTCCTAATGGGATTGTGGAGTTTCGCTCTTGCCATGATCGCCGCCGACCTCATTCTGACCCTTCCTCTTGCCGGCGTTGCATTCAGCTCGGGATTCTCACTGATCGCCAACAAGCCTGATTCAGGATCGGTCAAAGAGGAGCAGCCTACCGAAGGAAAACCGTTTTGA
- a CDS encoding 3-hydroxyacyl-CoA dehydrogenase NAD-binding domain-containing protein — protein MTELRSKQKIAVVGTGVIGASWAAYYLAQGFTVTASDPAEGAEGRLREWVDGFWPALETLGLADGASRDNLSFSSDVADAVTGAVFIQENGPERLEIKRAILAAIEAAAPADAIIATSSSGLLISEAQAGAKHPERIVLGHPFNPPHLIPLVEVLGGTQTSEENVQKALDFYTSVGKRPIRINKEVKGHVANRLQVALWREAFSLVENGVVSVADIDTAISQGPGLRWALLGPFLNLHASGGEGGITHVLEHIGPAQREWARDLGEYPETDDYIGLMASGVDEELEGYDFAETLRTRDRLLIELIGAKKQAPQLP, from the coding sequence ATGACTGAGCTCCGATCAAAGCAAAAGATCGCCGTCGTCGGCACCGGTGTCATTGGTGCCAGCTGGGCGGCCTACTACCTGGCCCAGGGTTTCACGGTTACGGCATCCGATCCCGCTGAGGGCGCCGAAGGCCGGCTGCGCGAATGGGTTGACGGGTTCTGGCCCGCCCTGGAGACGCTCGGGCTCGCCGATGGCGCATCCCGCGACAACTTGAGCTTCAGCAGCGACGTGGCCGACGCCGTAACAGGCGCTGTGTTCATCCAGGAAAACGGACCCGAGCGGCTGGAGATCAAGCGGGCCATCCTCGCCGCAATCGAGGCTGCGGCCCCGGCCGACGCCATCATTGCAACGTCGTCGTCAGGGCTGCTCATCAGCGAGGCGCAGGCCGGCGCCAAGCATCCCGAGCGGATCGTGCTCGGCCACCCGTTCAACCCGCCCCACCTGATCCCGCTGGTCGAGGTCCTGGGCGGCACCCAGACGAGCGAAGAGAACGTGCAGAAGGCGCTCGACTTCTACACAAGCGTCGGCAAGCGCCCCATCCGGATCAACAAGGAAGTCAAGGGCCACGTTGCCAATCGCCTGCAGGTGGCCCTCTGGCGCGAGGCCTTCTCACTCGTCGAAAACGGCGTCGTATCGGTCGCCGACATCGACACCGCGATCTCGCAGGGACCGGGACTTCGGTGGGCCTTGCTGGGGCCGTTCCTGAACCTGCATGCTTCCGGCGGCGAGGGTGGCATCACCCACGTTCTTGAGCACATCGGGCCCGCCCAGCGCGAATGGGCCCGCGACCTGGGGGAGTACCCGGAAACCGACGACTACATCGGGCTCATGGCATCCGGTGTGGACGAGGAATTGGAAGGGTACGACTTCGCCGAGACCCTCCGCACCCGTGACCGGCTCCTGATCGAGTTGATCGGGGCCAAGAAGCAGGCGCCCCAGCTGCCATAA
- a CDS encoding GAF and ANTAR domain-containing protein, which produces MTTSEPWQAHNALTGRVAHPKQDLGTTLQDLVLECVGVEDFLAHLATLAAAALSTASNDVSCGVALKTRKNGVATAGSDERVHALDELQIDFSDGPCLTAFRSHSVILVADTRNERRWRDYVEVVWQNGIGSILAVPLDVVGEAEAVMKFYSTARRGFSAPDITAAEEFADSASKSLCLALTISQLRHARDDLTTAMQSRSTIDTAVGIVMAQNRCGRDTAIKVLTRASNSRNVKLRDIAATVIASVSGETDSAAYFDE; this is translated from the coding sequence GTGACCACTTCAGAGCCGTGGCAAGCCCACAACGCGTTGACTGGAAGGGTCGCTCACCCGAAGCAGGACCTTGGCACCACACTCCAGGATCTTGTCTTGGAGTGCGTCGGCGTTGAGGACTTCCTCGCTCACTTGGCTACCTTGGCTGCGGCCGCTCTTTCAACTGCCTCCAACGATGTCTCCTGCGGGGTCGCCCTCAAGACGAGGAAGAACGGGGTTGCCACTGCTGGCAGCGATGAAAGAGTGCATGCGCTCGATGAATTGCAGATTGATTTCAGCGATGGTCCTTGCCTCACGGCCTTCCGGAGCCATTCGGTGATTCTTGTAGCCGATACCCGCAATGAAAGACGGTGGCGTGACTATGTGGAGGTTGTTTGGCAGAACGGCATTGGATCGATCCTGGCTGTGCCGCTTGACGTGGTTGGTGAAGCCGAAGCCGTCATGAAGTTCTACTCAACCGCCCGGCGCGGGTTTTCGGCTCCGGATATTACTGCCGCAGAAGAATTTGCCGACAGTGCGTCCAAGTCGCTGTGCCTGGCATTGACGATCTCCCAGCTGCGTCACGCCCGGGACGATCTCACGACGGCCATGCAGTCCCGTTCGACGATCGATACGGCTGTCGGCATTGTCATGGCGCAAAATCGATGCGGACGCGATACTGCTATCAAGGTGTTGACCCGGGCGTCGAACAGTCGAAACGTCAAACTCAGGGATATAGCCGCAACCGTCATCGCCTCGGTTTCGGGCGAGACAGACTCAGCAGCATACTTCGACGAATAG